One window from the genome of Pyrobaculum ferrireducens encodes:
- a CDS encoding nucleotidyltransferase family protein — MVRIAIIPVGGEAVRLRPLTVETSKAMVRFLNRPLVEMSILHLARQGVREFYFGVRGYYNYRDIYDYFQEGKWFSAKYGVDVRVRYMPRVETRGNAEAVLATLEYYDINEPVLVFQGDNIFQLDVQGMYNFHKSKKSFITIALKEEAGDLSEFGVAAVDEEMRILRFVEKPKRREEAPSNLVNTGLYLLSEDFRAFFKGEVGVKLYSEGRLDFGGDVIPTVIETGLPVYGYLTQGYWFDVGTPQRYLKAVKHLLKVLTPADLEAEEIAPSVYAQGTSEQSKALKSKIAEDVKSGVIKAEGNVLLGRHVQVGINTYLRDSVVDNYVVIGEDSIVEDSVIMDRSHVGKGVVIRRSIIGRHVYIGDGAVIEDAVVADDAVVGAGAALRNVKVWPHKNIEKGVKLEGFSVL, encoded by the coding sequence ATGGTTAGAATAGCTATTATTCCAGTGGGGGGAGAGGCTGTTAGGCTGAGACCTCTCACAGTGGAGACGTCTAAGGCGATGGTACGCTTCTTGAACAGGCCGCTGGTGGAGATGTCTATACTACACCTGGCCCGCCAGGGCGTTAGGGAGTTTTACTTCGGGGTGAGGGGGTACTACAACTACCGTGATATATACGACTACTTCCAGGAGGGGAAGTGGTTTAGCGCCAAGTACGGGGTTGACGTGAGGGTGAGGTATATGCCCCGGGTAGAGACGCGGGGCAACGCGGAGGCTGTGCTGGCTACGCTGGAGTACTACGACATAAATGAGCCGGTTTTGGTATTCCAAGGCGATAACATCTTTCAGCTAGATGTGCAGGGGATGTACAACTTCCACAAGTCTAAGAAATCCTTCATAACTATAGCCCTCAAGGAGGAGGCGGGCGACTTAAGCGAGTTCGGCGTCGCGGCTGTCGACGAGGAGATGCGTATCCTCAGATTTGTGGAGAAGCCTAAGAGGAGGGAGGAGGCCCCCAGTAACTTGGTAAACACCGGCCTCTACCTACTCTCAGAAGACTTCAGGGCCTTCTTCAAGGGCGAGGTGGGCGTGAAGCTGTATTCAGAAGGGAGGCTGGACTTCGGGGGGGACGTCATCCCCACTGTGATTGAGACAGGTCTGCCCGTCTACGGCTATTTAACCCAGGGCTACTGGTTCGACGTAGGGACGCCTCAGCGCTATCTAAAAGCTGTGAAGCATTTACTAAAAGTCTTGACGCCGGCAGACCTGGAGGCCGAGGAGATAGCCCCCTCGGTCTACGCCCAGGGTACAAGCGAGCAGTCAAAGGCGTTGAAAAGTAAGATTGCTGAGGATGTGAAAAGCGGCGTGATAAAGGCGGAGGGCAACGTGTTGCTGGGGAGGCACGTCCAGGTAGGGATTAATACCTACTTGAGGGACTCGGTCGTAGACAACTACGTGGTTATAGGAGAGGACAGCATCGTCGAGGACTCGGTCATAATGGACCGCTCCCATGTTGGAAAAGGCGTGGTTATAAGGAGGTCGATTATCGGCCGCCACGTCTACATCGGAGATGGGGCGGTTATTGAAGACGCGGTAGTTGCAGACGACGCGGTGGTGGGCGCCGGAGCAGCCCTTAGAAATGTAAAGGTGTGGCCTCATAAAAACATCGAGAAAGGTGTAAAGCTCGAAGGCTTCTCGGTATTATAG
- a CDS encoding putative RNA uridine N3 methyltransferase, with protein sequence MFSIAIPHDFLSEAPDEASKVRKLGYLARAAAIFRVEYVVIYHYGRPLAEDIDLAKTVLEYLVTPPYLRKKVFKIDRRLRLAGLLPPLKIPSHRAPSEPRVGEVREGIVERWDGYYSLVYIGAEKYAKVPKPYPIGTRLYVKIEAPTTRRDTYRASVYRGPPPYYPGYRVEVRPVQSLAEGFDTLILTGREGKSICEVKSKIGKKTLAVFGSPRKGVDEIMEETGVKLAGEFINFAPGQGVETIRTEEAVFIVLAILNYLVKCG encoded by the coding sequence GTGTTTTCAATTGCAATCCCCCACGACTTTCTCTCAGAGGCGCCAGACGAGGCTAGTAAAGTCAGGAAACTCGGCTACTTGGCCAGGGCCGCCGCTATTTTTAGAGTTGAGTATGTAGTGATCTACCACTACGGCAGACCCCTAGCCGAGGATATAGACCTAGCCAAGACAGTTCTTGAATACCTGGTAACCCCCCCGTATCTAAGAAAAAAGGTATTCAAAATCGACCGCAGGCTGAGGCTCGCCGGCTTGTTGCCTCCGCTTAAAATCCCCAGCCACCGGGCGCCAAGTGAGCCAAGGGTGGGGGAAGTGCGCGAGGGTATAGTAGAGCGCTGGGACGGGTACTACTCACTTGTGTACATAGGCGCGGAGAAGTACGCCAAGGTGCCGAAGCCCTACCCCATAGGCACCCGGCTCTATGTGAAGATTGAGGCGCCCACCACGCGGCGGGACACCTACCGCGCCTCTGTATACAGAGGCCCGCCCCCCTACTACCCAGGCTACAGAGTGGAGGTGAGGCCAGTGCAGAGCCTAGCAGAGGGATTTGACACGCTAATTTTGACAGGAAGAGAGGGCAAGTCCATATGCGAGGTTAAGTCAAAGATAGGAAAGAAGACGCTGGCGGTGTTCGGTAGCCCCCGGAAGGGGGTAGACGAAATTATGGAAGAGACAGGCGTAAAGCTCGCGGGGGAGTTTATAAACTTCGCACCTGGGCAGGGTGTTGAGACTATAAGGACGGAGGAGGCTGTTTTCATCGTATTGGCGATTTTGAACTACCTTGTGAAATGCGGATAG
- the secY gene encoding preprotein translocase subunit SecY, whose amino-acid sequence MDLLTLLPTVSRPPRRLPLSRRLFWTAVVAAVYILMTITPLYGIQHQTRQGSQPAQELLSIIFGTAYGTLAHLGIGPIVIAGILLEVFAFSGLLNLDLNKREDRLKFTLLLKWVALGIAAVEATAYVLGGQFNVTGPLGGLLVILQLLIATVIIMLLDDLMSKGWGIGSAISLIIFLGVSRQIFLSLFSWDVAKDNTGQLHLVGLIPALGVALYDLFTTGNAAGILSLIDRRVILEGQTSPTTLPDLIGLFTTLLLGYIILYLEMMKVNIPVTAGQYRGIKFTIPLRFVYVSVLPIIFTTYSLLLVGQLLLPFYETSPVIAEIVRVIFPPLRYFYDVPALVLHYIIYVALATVFAWIWVSLAGLSAEDQARQFAQSQLHVPGFRQSEKILAKILERPINALTIISGFIAGSFAALGNILGVWGGGAGLILLVEIALQYYALVMREQMLDMYPGLKQVLGQ is encoded by the coding sequence ATGGATTTACTAACTCTCCTACCGACCGTCTCCAGACCGCCCCGCCGCCTCCCACTCTCCAGAAGACTATTCTGGACGGCCGTCGTAGCCGCCGTCTACATCTTGATGACTATCACCCCGCTTTATGGAATACAACATCAAACTAGACAAGGCTCCCAGCCGGCGCAGGAGTTGCTCTCGATAATTTTCGGAACTGCCTACGGCACCTTAGCGCACCTAGGTATCGGCCCAATAGTCATCGCCGGCATTTTGCTAGAGGTATTCGCCTTCTCCGGCTTATTAAACCTCGACTTGAATAAACGTGAAGATAGGTTAAAATTCACCCTGTTGCTAAAGTGGGTAGCCCTCGGCATAGCCGCCGTGGAGGCAACCGCGTACGTGCTAGGCGGCCAGTTCAACGTAACGGGGCCTCTCGGCGGCCTCCTCGTAATACTCCAGCTTCTAATCGCAACAGTGATTATCATGCTACTAGACGACTTGATGTCAAAGGGCTGGGGCATAGGTAGCGCCATTAGTCTAATTATTTTCCTCGGCGTCTCGAGACAGATATTCCTCAGCCTCTTCTCTTGGGACGTGGCTAAGGATAACACCGGCCAACTCCATTTAGTTGGCCTAATACCGGCGCTGGGCGTTGCGCTGTACGACTTATTCACCACGGGCAACGCGGCAGGCATCCTGAGCCTCATAGACCGGCGGGTAATTCTAGAAGGCCAGACGTCACCAACGACCCTCCCAGATCTTATCGGACTATTCACAACGCTTCTCCTCGGTTACATAATTCTCTACTTGGAAATGATGAAGGTTAATATCCCAGTCACCGCCGGGCAGTATAGAGGTATTAAGTTCACCATACCACTCAGATTCGTATACGTCTCGGTTCTCCCCATTATATTCACCACCTACTCGCTACTTCTAGTGGGGCAACTACTACTCCCCTTCTACGAGACCAGCCCAGTAATTGCGGAGATCGTGCGGGTAATATTCCCGCCGTTGAGGTATTTCTACGACGTACCGGCTTTAGTTCTGCACTACATAATCTACGTGGCACTTGCCACCGTCTTTGCCTGGATCTGGGTGAGTTTGGCAGGCCTCAGCGCTGAGGACCAGGCGAGGCAGTTTGCCCAGTCGCAACTACACGTACCAGGTTTCAGACAGAGCGAGAAGATACTTGCGAAGATACTGGAGAGGCCTATAAACGCCCTCACGATAATCAGCGGGTTTATAGCCGGCTCATTCGCCGCACTCGGAAACATACTGGGGGTGTGGGGAGGCGGAGCCGGACTCATACTCCTTGTAGAAATCGCACTGCAGTACTACGCGCTTGTCATGCGCGAACAGATGCTAGACATGTACCCCGGCCTAAAACAGGTACTGGGCCAGTAA
- a CDS encoding uL15 family ribosomal protein, with amino-acid sequence MVRRFKRAVKYRRGSRTHGWGRVGQHRKSGGSGGKGMVGFHKHKWSLVMKYGESGTGWPFYGKHGFKQPLPISIQWRPINVGTLSEIIREMKQSGKAVEEGGRYVVNLLDLGYNKLLGGGSIDIPVIVYTPVASRLAVEKIEKAGGEVRILSAIHR; translated from the coding sequence ATGGTGAGGCGCTTTAAACGCGCTGTTAAGTACAGGAGGGGCTCGCGCACCCACGGCTGGGGCAGAGTGGGGCAACACAGAAAAAGCGGAGGCTCGGGAGGCAAGGGCATGGTGGGGTTCCATAAACACAAGTGGTCTCTCGTCATGAAATACGGCGAGAGCGGCACCGGCTGGCCTTTCTACGGCAAACACGGATTTAAACAGCCTCTCCCCATCTCAATCCAGTGGAGGCCTATAAACGTCGGCACGCTGTCTGAGATAATTAGAGAGATGAAACAAAGCGGGAAGGCCGTGGAGGAGGGAGGCCGGTATGTCGTAAACCTCCTCGATCTGGGTTACAACAAGCTCCTCGGAGGCGGCTCGATAGATATACCGGTGATTGTATACACCCCAGTGGCCAGTAGATTAGCTGTGGAAAAGATTGAAAAGGCTGGCGGAGAAGTTAGGATTCTATCCGCCATACACAGGTGA
- a CDS encoding ATP-dependent glucokinase, producing the protein MALYLGVDVGATWTRAVLVDTNARVLNRIKIKTGVNPLADVAAAVENWEFDSIGVGSIGPMDLRSGWVVNSPNSPSRQFPLVDPLKRLGKPVVVANDCVAAVWGEYVFRHRVDNLVYITLSTGVGIGAIVNGTLLLGKDGNAHELGHAVIDFRQGRPCGCGGVGHFEAYVGGANMPRWFHEVTGEGPAEPAEIFRRHREGDPKARQFVDMWLEALAAGVATVVAAYDPELLLMGGSIALNNWDLISQELPRRLRKYLGVRPPEIKQASFGDDEVAIGAAALAYKIPDSLRKFGYPR; encoded by the coding sequence GTGGCGTTGTATCTAGGCGTTGACGTCGGGGCCACGTGGACTAGAGCCGTTCTTGTAGACACTAATGCCCGTGTATTAAATAGAATAAAGATAAAGACGGGCGTCAACCCGCTCGCCGATGTGGCCGCGGCGGTGGAAAACTGGGAGTTTGACAGTATAGGAGTAGGGTCAATAGGCCCGATGGATCTCAGAAGCGGCTGGGTGGTTAATTCGCCTAATTCGCCCTCTAGGCAGTTCCCACTCGTAGATCCGCTGAAGAGACTTGGAAAACCCGTAGTGGTTGCTAACGACTGCGTCGCCGCGGTGTGGGGAGAATACGTCTTTAGACACCGTGTAGATAACCTAGTCTACATAACACTGTCAACCGGCGTGGGGATAGGGGCGATCGTCAACGGCACGCTACTACTAGGCAAGGACGGAAATGCACACGAGCTGGGACACGCAGTTATCGATTTCCGCCAGGGACGGCCATGCGGCTGCGGTGGAGTCGGACACTTCGAGGCGTACGTGGGAGGCGCCAACATGCCCAGGTGGTTTCACGAGGTGACGGGAGAGGGTCCGGCTGAGCCGGCAGAGATATTTAGACGGCACAGAGAGGGGGATCCAAAGGCGAGGCAGTTCGTCGACATGTGGCTCGAGGCACTCGCCGCAGGCGTGGCCACCGTGGTGGCCGCATACGACCCAGAGCTGTTGCTAATGGGGGGCTCAATAGCGCTGAACAACTGGGACCTCATATCACAAGAGTTGCCAAGACGGCTTAGGAAATACCTAGGGGTGAGGCCGCCTGAGATAAAACAAGCCTCTTTCGGCGACGACGAAGTGGCCATCGGCGCCGCCGCGCTCGCCTACAAGATACCAGACAGCTTGAGGAAGTTTGGATACCCTAGATAG